One Setaria italica strain Yugu1 chromosome I, Setaria_italica_v2.0, whole genome shotgun sequence DNA window includes the following coding sequences:
- the LOC101771926 gene encoding D-xylose-proton symporter-like 3, chloroplastic: MRRARAMLGVAPPWRGMRPSRGHPSYSVLIHHCSEPRFLFPALGGLLFGYDIGATSGATISVQSADLSGTTWFNRSSVQLGLVASGSLYGALGGSILTHRIADFLGRRIELVTAAALYILGALVTGFAPNFVGLIIGRILYGIGIGLAMHGAPLYIAETSPPQICGTLISLKELFIALGILVVI, translated from the exons GCCATGGAGGGGGATGCGGCCTTCTCGTGGGCACCCGTCATACTCTG TACTGATACATCACTGTTCGGAACCTAGGTTCTTGTTCCCTGCATTGGGCGGTCTCCTTTTCGGCTATGACATTGGTGCAACCTCTGGAGCAACAATCTCTGTACAA TCTGCTGATCTCAGTGGCACCACTTGGTTCAACCGGTCATCTGTGCAACTAGGCCTTGTG GCAAGTGGTTCACTTTATGGAGCTCTTGGTGGCTCTATTCTCACACACCGCATTGCAGATTTTCTAG GAAGGAGAATAGAATTGGTCACCGCAGCTGCACTATATATTCTTGGTGCTTTGGTCACTGGATTTGCCCCTAATTTTGTAGGTCTAATCATAGGTCGTATCCTTTATGGGATTGGTATTGGTTTG GCAATGCATGGTGCCCCACTTTATATTGCAGAGACTTCTCCTCCGCAGATATGTGGAACATTGATATCTTTGAAGGAGCTGTTTATTGCGTTAGGAATACTGGTTGTCATTTGA